TCCGGGGCGAGCCGGTCGGCCGGCACGGTGACCAGCTCGGCGCCACCGGCCCAGGCCTCGCCGATGACGTCGAGCGCGTCCTGGGCCGCGCGGATGAGCGGCCCGGCCTCGGGCAGGTGCAGGACGACGGTGCCGTTGACGGTCTCCAGGGTCATGCCTCGCGACCCTACGCATCACAGACGCCGCCGGGCCAGGACATTGCTCCGCATGCGGCCGGCCTCGCCAGCTGGAGTCCCACCTCACCTACGAAGCGGCGAGAAGCCTGTGGACCTGCTGGATCGCGATCGACCCCTCCCCGACGGCGGACGCCACCCGCTTGACGGCCCCGTGCCGGACGTCCCCGGCCGCGAAGACGCCGGGCATGCTCGTCTCGAGCGCCAACGGGCGGCGCCCCAGCGCCACCGATGCCCGGGCGCTCAGGTCTGCGCCGGTCACGACGAAACCGTCGGAGTCCCGTTCCACGGTCGACGGCAGCCACTGCGTGTGTGGCTGCGCCCCGATCATGAGGAACAGGTCGTGCGCCTCGACCGTCTCCGCCCCGCCGTGGCGATCACGCAGCACGAGGTGCGCGAGCCAGCCGTCTCCACCGCCGTCGACCACCTCGGTGCCGGTCCGGACCGCGACGTTCGGCGTCGCCTCGATCTGGCGCACCAGGTAGTGCGACATCCCCGCGGCGAGGGACCCCGCGCGGATCACGAGAGTGACGCGGCGCGCGTACTCGGCCAGGTGGAGGGCCGCCTGCCCCGCGGAGTTGGCGCCGCCGACGACGTAGACCTCCTCCCCGGAGACGAGCGGCGCCTCGGCGGCGGCCGCACCGTAGAAGACGCCGGCACCGCGCAACGCCTCCAGGGCGGCGACGTCGAGGTGGCGGTAGGCGGCTCCCATGGCGAGGACGACCGTACGTCCGGCTGCGACGCCTCCGGTGGCCAGGCTGAGGACGGTCCGGCCCGACTCCCAGCGCAGGGAGCTGACGCGTTGCATCAAGGCGAACCGGGCCCCGAAGACCCACGCCTGCTCGTAGGCCCGCCGGGCGAGCTCGCCGCCGCTGAGGCCGCGGGGGAAGCCGAGGTAGTTGCGGATCGAGGAGCTGGATGTGGCCTGCCCCCCGATGCCGCCTGCGTCGATGACCAGGGTGCGCAGGCCCTCCGAGGCGCCGTACACCGCGGCGGACAGGCCGGCGGGTCCGCAGCCGACGATGACGAGGTCGTGCTCCTCCCCATCGGCGTCGACGGTCGTGCCGGCCGCTACTGCGATCTCCGCGTCGCTGGGATCCTCCAGAACCCGCCCGTCGGGCAGCACCATGAGCGGCAGCCTCGTGCTCGCACCGGCCGCTGCGAGCAGGGAACGCCCCTTCTCGGAGT
This window of the Georgenia yuyongxinii genome carries:
- a CDS encoding FAD-dependent oxidoreductase, with protein sequence MSGPLLIAVDDDPGLLHAVERELRNRYERDYRVICLRSRNQALGALEELVADGEEVALVLAGETLAGEPGTRLLAEVHRFFPHARRALLVGWSHVGVLATGEAVFEAIATGHMDHYLVRPAAPPDEQFHQAVSGFLHTWAEARHSAPHTIDVIGETWSGRAYELREVLGRCAMPHRFHLADSEKGRSLLAAAGASTRLPLMVLPDGRVLEDPSDAEIAVAAGTTVDADGEEHDLVIVGCGPAGLSAAVYGASEGLRTLVIDAGGIGGQATSSSSIRNYLGFPRGLSGGELARRAYEQAWVFGARFALMQRVSSLRWESGRTVLSLATGGVAAGRTVVLAMGAAYRHLDVAALEALRGAGVFYGAAAAEAPLVSGEEVYVVGGANSAGQAALHLAEYARRVTLVIRAGSLAAGMSHYLVRQIEATPNVAVRTGTEVVDGGGDGWLAHLVLRDRHGGAETVEAHDLFLMIGAQPHTQWLPSTVERDSDGFVVTGADLSARASVALGRRPLALETSMPGVFAAGDVRHGAVKRVASAVGEGSIAIQQVHRLLAAS